One Palaemon carinicauda isolate YSFRI2023 chromosome 5, ASM3689809v2, whole genome shotgun sequence DNA window includes the following coding sequences:
- the Dolk gene encoding dolichol kinase isoform X1: MQLAVDLESAEITDQHIHEIDEEVPEIDEEVSTPSVCHQQFVKMLSLLPTVTPLRLDSLTTRPGASSGLWLVVLVPLACSPGFYTSFMQCIPPPRLLSLLAIQAGVSGVHLYQQICLSGKKPTPGSNPEYSSSFMLRFVTHPFTPSLVTAGVIYVLTEIHPVIAVLCTSLCAWILYGSTQWLFRTFPGNFSLGEGAIVGQTIALTITCSLYNLGIHLMQTPKLSQTLEISVFIQVAVLVLALHIFIIHRVALLRSPRMFLPSLCISGILGAALSSLILRKWVPLWLLDVLSSSSLRLSLLAWWGGLALLSLLITVWARRKSSLATTVLRKVYHVVIVLVFTPGLLLDPAITHLAAAAAMMLLCLLEFIRMEGLEPISSIISTAFATFLDEKDGGVLILSHIYLLAGVACPLWLNPCTIEDIKGTTSLPTSILPLLAGVLSVGIGDTAASIGGTYFGRRKWFGTKKTVEGSICGILTQMVVVGGLTMFDMVDVTWAIWGRLLVSTSLVAIVEALTDQVDNIVLPLLLYTSLMDL, translated from the exons ATCAGCACATTCATGAAATAGATGAAGAAGTACCTGAAATAGATGAGGAAGTATCGACTCCAAGTGTTTGTCATCAACAATTTGTAAAGATGTTATCCTTATTGCCCACTGTGACGCCACTGCGGCTAGACAGTCTAACTACTAG GCCAGGAGCATCATCGGGGCTATGGCTTGTTGTGTTGGTGCCATTGGCATGTAGTCCGGGATTCTACACTAGTTTTATGCAGTGCATTCCTCCCCCTCGACTCCTGTCTCTTTTGGCTATTCAA GCTGGAGTTTCTGGAGTACATCTGTACCAGCAGATATGCTTGTCAGGGAAAAAGCCAACACCTGGAAGTAACCCAGAATATTCCTCATCTTTTATGCTGAGATTTGTCACACATCCATTTACACCGTCCCTAGTTACAGCTGGTGTCATATATGTATTGACGGAGATAC ATCCTGTAATTGCAGTCTTATGCACTAGTCTCTGTGCGTGGATTTTATATGGATCAACTCAATGGCTGTTCCGAACCTTCCCAGGAAACTTTAGTCTAGGTGAAGGTGCAATTGTTGGGCAGACAATTGCTTTGACCATTACGTGCTCTCTATATAACTTGGGTATCCATCTTATGCAAACTCCAAAGCTGTCTCAGACATTGGAGATTAGTGTTTTCATTCAG GTTGCAGTGCTGGTACTCGCTCTCCATATTTTTATCATACATAGGGTAGCCCTATTAAGATCTCCAAGAATGTTCTTACCAAGTCTGTGTATTAGTGGAATACTAGGAGCTGCATTATCTTCTTTGATATTAAGGAAGTGGGTTCCTCTTTGGCTTCTAGATGTCTTATCATCTTCCAGCTTGAGATTATCTTTACTTGCGTGGTGGGGCGGCCTTGCCCTGTTATCTCTCCTAATAACCGTGTGGGCTAGAAG GAAAAGCAGCTTAGCCACAACTGTCCTGAGAAAAGTGTACCATGTAGTGATAGTTTTAGTTTTCACTCCTGGTTTGTTATTGGATCCTGCCATAACCCATCTTGCTGCAGCTGCTGCCATGATGCTGCTATGCTTACTTGAG TTCATTAGGATGGAAGGACTGGAACCCATCTCATCAATCATATCTACAGCATTTGCCACCTTTTTAGATGAAAAAGATGGTGGTGTGTTGATTCTGAGCCACATTTACCTCTTAGCTGGTGTTGCTTGTCCCCTCTGGCTAAATCCCTGTACCATTGAGGATATCAAAGGTACAACGAGTTTGCCAACATCCATCCTGCCCCTCCTAGCAGGAGTTCTTTCTGTTGGAATTGGGGACACTGCAGCATCCATTGGAGGTACCTACTTCGGACGTAGAAAGTGGTTTGGCACCAAGAAAACAGTAGAAGGAAGTATTTGTGGAATTCTGACCCAGATGGTGGTAGTTGGAGGCCTAACCATGTTTGATATGGTAGATGTAACTTGGGCTATTTGGGGGAGATTGCTAGTTTCTACATCCCTTGTAGCAATAGTAGAAGCACTTACAGACCAGGTGGACAACATAGTTTTGCCTCTATTATTGTATACATCTTTAATGGATTTGTAG
- the Dolk gene encoding dolichol kinase isoform X2: MLSLLPTVTPLRLDSLTTRPGASSGLWLVVLVPLACSPGFYTSFMQCIPPPRLLSLLAIQAGVSGVHLYQQICLSGKKPTPGSNPEYSSSFMLRFVTHPFTPSLVTAGVIYVLTEIHPVIAVLCTSLCAWILYGSTQWLFRTFPGNFSLGEGAIVGQTIALTITCSLYNLGIHLMQTPKLSQTLEISVFIQVAVLVLALHIFIIHRVALLRSPRMFLPSLCISGILGAALSSLILRKWVPLWLLDVLSSSSLRLSLLAWWGGLALLSLLITVWARRKSSLATTVLRKVYHVVIVLVFTPGLLLDPAITHLAAAAAMMLLCLLEFIRMEGLEPISSIISTAFATFLDEKDGGVLILSHIYLLAGVACPLWLNPCTIEDIKGTTSLPTSILPLLAGVLSVGIGDTAASIGGTYFGRRKWFGTKKTVEGSICGILTQMVVVGGLTMFDMVDVTWAIWGRLLVSTSLVAIVEALTDQVDNIVLPLLLYTSLMDL, translated from the exons ATGTTATCCTTATTGCCCACTGTGACGCCACTGCGGCTAGACAGTCTAACTACTAG GCCAGGAGCATCATCGGGGCTATGGCTTGTTGTGTTGGTGCCATTGGCATGTAGTCCGGGATTCTACACTAGTTTTATGCAGTGCATTCCTCCCCCTCGACTCCTGTCTCTTTTGGCTATTCAA GCTGGAGTTTCTGGAGTACATCTGTACCAGCAGATATGCTTGTCAGGGAAAAAGCCAACACCTGGAAGTAACCCAGAATATTCCTCATCTTTTATGCTGAGATTTGTCACACATCCATTTACACCGTCCCTAGTTACAGCTGGTGTCATATATGTATTGACGGAGATAC ATCCTGTAATTGCAGTCTTATGCACTAGTCTCTGTGCGTGGATTTTATATGGATCAACTCAATGGCTGTTCCGAACCTTCCCAGGAAACTTTAGTCTAGGTGAAGGTGCAATTGTTGGGCAGACAATTGCTTTGACCATTACGTGCTCTCTATATAACTTGGGTATCCATCTTATGCAAACTCCAAAGCTGTCTCAGACATTGGAGATTAGTGTTTTCATTCAG GTTGCAGTGCTGGTACTCGCTCTCCATATTTTTATCATACATAGGGTAGCCCTATTAAGATCTCCAAGAATGTTCTTACCAAGTCTGTGTATTAGTGGAATACTAGGAGCTGCATTATCTTCTTTGATATTAAGGAAGTGGGTTCCTCTTTGGCTTCTAGATGTCTTATCATCTTCCAGCTTGAGATTATCTTTACTTGCGTGGTGGGGCGGCCTTGCCCTGTTATCTCTCCTAATAACCGTGTGGGCTAGAAG GAAAAGCAGCTTAGCCACAACTGTCCTGAGAAAAGTGTACCATGTAGTGATAGTTTTAGTTTTCACTCCTGGTTTGTTATTGGATCCTGCCATAACCCATCTTGCTGCAGCTGCTGCCATGATGCTGCTATGCTTACTTGAG TTCATTAGGATGGAAGGACTGGAACCCATCTCATCAATCATATCTACAGCATTTGCCACCTTTTTAGATGAAAAAGATGGTGGTGTGTTGATTCTGAGCCACATTTACCTCTTAGCTGGTGTTGCTTGTCCCCTCTGGCTAAATCCCTGTACCATTGAGGATATCAAAGGTACAACGAGTTTGCCAACATCCATCCTGCCCCTCCTAGCAGGAGTTCTTTCTGTTGGAATTGGGGACACTGCAGCATCCATTGGAGGTACCTACTTCGGACGTAGAAAGTGGTTTGGCACCAAGAAAACAGTAGAAGGAAGTATTTGTGGAATTCTGACCCAGATGGTGGTAGTTGGAGGCCTAACCATGTTTGATATGGTAGATGTAACTTGGGCTATTTGGGGGAGATTGCTAGTTTCTACATCCCTTGTAGCAATAGTAGAAGCACTTACAGACCAGGTGGACAACATAGTTTTGCCTCTATTATTGTATACATCTTTAATGGATTTGTAG